One window of Microbacterium sediminis genomic DNA carries:
- a CDS encoding alkaline phosphatase family protein — MSSIVPAGPATARILTGVAADLIGALTGRPEGLPPARSAVLVVIDGLGAIPLRAHRGHARFLAAAMGKRDVARTVFPSTTASALSSLLAGVAPGEHGLVGYRVLDPDRGVLASQLDGYERDGLDPIAWQRSSTMFERAREAGLHPYAVSLERYATTGLTRAIMRGAEFVGEKDPAQRLRVSIALAEQHPGALVYCYLPELDQAGHKHGIASPAWVETLERLDAALRAAERLPSGVGMIVTADHGMIDVPPHRHVLLRDGDPRLEGVAHLGGEPRMLHVYAEPGVDVDALAGVWREASAGTADVATREEAIAAGLFGSPVAPHVRGRIGDVLVAARGLWAFYDDRLDDKASQRMIGQHGSTSPEEMIVPFIRLGAFAA; from the coding sequence ATGTCATCGATCGTACCCGCGGGGCCCGCCACGGCCCGGATCCTGACCGGGGTGGCGGCCGACCTGATCGGCGCGCTCACGGGGCGACCGGAGGGCCTGCCGCCGGCACGGTCCGCGGTGCTCGTGGTGATCGACGGGCTCGGCGCGATCCCGCTGCGGGCCCACCGGGGGCATGCCCGCTTCCTCGCGGCGGCGATGGGCAAGCGCGACGTCGCCCGCACGGTCTTCCCCTCGACCACCGCGTCGGCGCTCAGCTCGCTGCTCGCGGGCGTCGCGCCGGGGGAGCACGGCCTCGTGGGGTACCGCGTGCTCGACCCGGATCGCGGAGTGCTCGCGAGCCAGCTCGACGGATACGAGCGCGACGGTCTCGATCCGATCGCGTGGCAGCGCTCGTCGACGATGTTCGAGCGGGCGCGCGAGGCGGGGCTGCACCCCTACGCCGTGAGCCTGGAGCGCTACGCCACGACCGGTCTGACCCGCGCGATCATGCGCGGGGCGGAGTTCGTCGGCGAGAAGGACCCGGCCCAGCGCCTGCGGGTCTCGATTGCGCTCGCGGAGCAGCACCCGGGCGCGCTCGTGTACTGCTACCTGCCGGAGCTCGATCAGGCCGGCCATAAGCACGGCATCGCGTCGCCGGCGTGGGTGGAGACGCTCGAGCGCCTCGATGCCGCGCTCCGTGCGGCGGAGCGGCTGCCGAGCGGGGTGGGCATGATCGTCACCGCCGACCACGGCATGATCGACGTCCCGCCGCACCGCCACGTGCTGCTGCGCGACGGCGATCCGCGGCTGGAGGGAGTGGCGCACCTCGGCGGCGAGCCGCGCATGCTGCACGTCTATGCGGAGCCGGGCGTCGACGTCGACGCGCTCGCGGGCGTGTGGCGCGAGGCGTCGGCCGGCACGGCGGATGTCGCCACGCGCGAGGAGGCGATCGCGGCCGGCCTGTTCGGATCGCCGGTCGCCCCGCACGTGCGCGGCCGGATCGGCGACGTGCTCGTCGCCGCGCGCGGCCTGTGGGCCTTCTACGACGACCGCCTCGACGACAAGGCCTCGCAGCGCATGATCGGCCAGCACGGCTCGACGAGCCCCGAGGAGATGATCGTCCCCTTCATCCGCCTCGGCGCCTTCGCCGCCTGA
- a CDS encoding DNA gyrase/topoisomerase IV subunit A encodes MARKQAPAAEPVEERIEDIDLEAEMQGSYLEYAYSVIYSRALPDARDGLKPVQRRILYQMAEMGLRPDRGHVKSARVVGEVMGKLHPHGDSAIYDALVRLAQDFALRVPLVDGHGNFGSLDDGPAAARYTEARLASPALALTEDLDEDVVDFVPNYDGQFQQPDVLPAAYPNLLVNGASGIAVGMATNMAPHNLIEVVNAAIHLLENPEATTDELMEFVPGPDFPSGGIVMGLDGVKDAYETGRGAIKVRAKTSIEQIGPRRTGIVVTELPYMVGPERVIEKMKDAVQSKKLQGVAEVQDLTDRNNGLRLIITVKTGFDPAAVLELLFRLTPMEDSFNFNNVALVDGQPRTLGLKELLRVYIDHRLQVVTRRSRYRLARRQERLHLVQGLLIAILDIDEVIQVIRSSETAEEARTRLCQVFDLDEVQAEYILELRLRRLTKFSRIELEKERDELLAEIAYLEELLGSDALLRRQVATELEATAEKLGTPRRTMLMNARPAAPRSAKASAGTDLQIADGPTLVALSTTGRAVRVDLTEGQELAAPSRRSKHDAILATAQGTIRGELGAITSRGRIMRFSPIDLPSVPASSVQLGAGVKLRDYIGLLDKSERIVTIIALDSDVPVALGTAQGVVKRIVPSGLAAKPELEVIGLKPGDAVVGAAVAPGDAELVFVTKDAQLLRFAASSVRPQGAPAGGMAGIKLGAGSEVLFFGAATGDDTVVVTVSGSDAILAGTDPGRAKITDFSEFPAKGRATGGVRAHSLLKGEDRLTLAWVGPDPALAVDAQGAVRKLPQTLARRDASGQPLEAVIGSIGRTLV; translated from the coding sequence ATGGCGCGCAAGCAGGCACCCGCCGCCGAGCCGGTCGAGGAGCGCATCGAGGACATCGACCTCGAGGCCGAGATGCAGGGCTCGTACCTTGAGTACGCATACTCCGTCATCTACTCTCGCGCCCTGCCCGATGCCCGCGACGGCCTCAAGCCCGTGCAGCGCCGCATCCTCTACCAGATGGCCGAGATGGGGCTGCGCCCCGACCGCGGCCACGTCAAGAGCGCCCGCGTCGTCGGCGAGGTGATGGGAAAGCTGCACCCTCACGGCGACAGCGCGATCTACGACGCCCTCGTCCGCCTCGCGCAGGACTTCGCGCTGCGCGTGCCGCTCGTCGACGGGCACGGCAACTTCGGATCGCTCGACGACGGCCCCGCCGCCGCGCGCTACACCGAGGCCCGCCTGGCCTCGCCCGCGCTCGCGCTGACCGAGGACCTCGACGAGGACGTCGTCGACTTCGTCCCCAATTACGACGGCCAGTTCCAGCAGCCCGACGTGCTGCCCGCCGCCTACCCGAACCTGCTCGTCAACGGCGCCAGCGGCATCGCGGTCGGCATGGCCACCAACATGGCCCCGCACAACCTCATCGAGGTCGTGAACGCGGCGATCCACCTGCTCGAGAATCCCGAGGCCACCACCGACGAGCTCATGGAGTTCGTTCCGGGCCCCGACTTCCCGTCCGGGGGCATCGTGATGGGCCTCGACGGCGTGAAGGACGCGTACGAGACCGGCCGCGGCGCCATCAAGGTGCGCGCGAAGACGTCGATCGAGCAGATCGGTCCCCGCCGCACCGGCATCGTCGTCACCGAGCTGCCCTACATGGTCGGCCCCGAGCGCGTCATCGAGAAGATGAAGGACGCGGTGCAGTCCAAGAAGCTGCAGGGCGTCGCCGAGGTGCAGGACCTCACCGATCGCAACAACGGCCTGCGGCTGATCATCACGGTCAAGACCGGCTTCGACCCGGCCGCCGTGCTCGAGCTCCTCTTCCGGCTCACGCCCATGGAGGACTCCTTCAACTTCAACAATGTCGCCCTCGTCGACGGCCAGCCGCGCACGCTCGGCCTCAAGGAGCTGCTGCGCGTCTACATCGATCACCGCCTCCAGGTGGTCACCCGGCGCAGCCGGTACCGCCTGGCGCGCCGGCAGGAGCGCCTGCACCTCGTGCAGGGTCTGCTCATCGCGATCCTCGACATCGACGAGGTCATCCAGGTCATCCGCTCCAGCGAGACGGCCGAGGAGGCGCGCACGCGCCTGTGCCAGGTGTTCGACCTCGACGAGGTGCAGGCCGAGTACATCCTCGAGCTGCGCCTGCGCCGCCTGACCAAGTTCTCGCGCATCGAGCTCGAGAAGGAGCGCGACGAGCTGCTCGCCGAGATCGCGTACCTCGAGGAGCTGCTCGGCTCCGACGCGCTGCTGCGCCGGCAGGTGGCCACCGAGCTCGAGGCCACGGCCGAGAAGCTGGGCACGCCGCGCCGCACGATGCTCATGAACGCCCGGCCGGCCGCGCCGCGATCGGCCAAGGCCTCGGCGGGCACCGATCTGCAGATCGCCGACGGCCCCACGCTCGTGGCGCTGTCCACGACGGGCCGCGCCGTGCGCGTCGACCTCACGGAGGGCCAGGAGCTGGCCGCGCCGTCGCGCCGCAGCAAGCACGACGCGATCCTCGCCACCGCCCAGGGCACGATCCGCGGCGAGCTCGGGGCGATCACCTCGCGCGGCCGCATCATGCGCTTCTCCCCCATCGATCTGCCGTCCGTGCCGGCCAGCTCCGTGCAGCTGGGCGCCGGCGTCAAGCTGCGCGACTACATCGGGCTGCTCGACAAATCGGAGCGGATCGTCACGATCATCGCCCTCGACTCCGACGTGCCCGTCGCGCTCGGCACCGCGCAGGGCGTCGTCAAGCGGATCGTGCCCTCGGGCCTGGCCGCCAAGCCCGAGCTCGAGGTGATCGGCCTCAAGCCCGGCGACGCGGTCGTCGGAGCGGCCGTCGCCCCCGGTGACGCCGAGCTCGTCTTCGTCACCAAGGATGCGCAGCTGCTGCGGTTCGCGGCGTCGTCCGTGCGACCCCAGGGCGCGCCTGCGGGCGGCATGGCCGGCATCAAGCTGGGCGCCGGCAGCGAGGTGCTGTTCTTCGGCGCGGCCACGGGCGATGACACCGTCGTGGTGACGGTGTCGGGCTCCGACGCGATCCTCGCGGGGACCGACCCGGGGCGCGCGAAGATCACGGACTTCTCGGAGTTCCCCGCCAAGGGCCGCGCCACCGGCGGCGTCCGCGCCCACAGTCTGCTCAAGGGCGAGGACCGCCTCACGCTCGCCTGGGTCGGACCCGACCCGGCGCTCGCCGTCGACGCCCAGGGCGCGGTGCGCAAGCTGCCGCAGACTCTCGCGCGCCGCGATGCCTCGGGCCAGCCCCTCGAGGCCGTCATCGGCTCGATCGGCCGCACGCTCGTCTGA
- a CDS encoding DMT family transporter codes for MKSNSSAIHQSPRPLQRPFAGTWWGLLGVIAFSFTLPLTRVAVAGGLSPLFVGAGRAVVAALLAVVALRATRQQLPSATQALRLAVVAGGAVAGFPLLTSYALERVPATHGAVVIALLPAVTAVVAVLRTGERPGRRFWIAAAAGAIAALAFAGLQGGVAGFGSADLLLFAAVAVCAIAYAEGGLLARELGSWQTIAWALVLASPVMLLLSGVAIAAPPPVAPLTAWAAFAYLGVVSMFLGFVAWYRGLSIGPMAQVSQVQLAQPVMTICWSAVILGEPITIATIAGGAAVIACALIAVRARTGAATGSGRGPRVTNPRTMTTDADRSARGIR; via the coding sequence ATGAAGAGCAACAGTAGCGCTATCCATCAGTCGCCGCGACCGCTACAGCGTCCCTTTGCGGGGACCTGGTGGGGATTGCTCGGCGTCATCGCGTTCTCGTTCACGCTCCCGCTGACGCGCGTCGCCGTGGCGGGCGGGCTCTCGCCCCTCTTCGTGGGCGCCGGCCGCGCCGTGGTCGCGGCACTGCTGGCGGTCGTGGCGCTGCGGGCGACCCGTCAGCAGCTGCCGAGTGCGACGCAGGCGCTGCGGTTGGCGGTGGTGGCGGGCGGCGCGGTCGCCGGCTTCCCGTTGCTCACCTCCTATGCGCTCGAGCGTGTGCCCGCGACCCATGGAGCCGTGGTGATCGCCCTGCTTCCCGCCGTGACGGCGGTGGTCGCGGTGCTGCGCACGGGCGAGCGGCCGGGTCGTCGGTTCTGGATCGCGGCTGCGGCCGGCGCGATCGCCGCCCTCGCGTTCGCCGGGCTTCAGGGCGGCGTCGCGGGGTTCGGGAGCGCGGACCTGCTGCTGTTCGCCGCCGTGGCGGTGTGCGCGATCGCCTATGCGGAGGGAGGCCTGCTGGCACGAGAGCTCGGCTCGTGGCAGACGATCGCGTGGGCCCTCGTGCTCGCCTCACCCGTCATGCTTCTGCTCAGCGGCGTCGCGATCGCGGCGCCGCCGCCCGTCGCACCGCTCACGGCCTGGGCCGCCTTCGCCTACCTCGGCGTCGTCAGCATGTTCCTCGGCTTCGTCGCCTGGTACCGGGGGCTGTCGATCGGCCCGATGGCGCAGGTGAGCCAGGTGCAGCTCGCGCAGCCCGTGATGACGATCTGCTGGTCGGCTGTGATCCTCGGCGAGCCGATCACCATCGCGACGATCGCAGGCGGCGCGGCCGTGATCGCCTGCGCCTTGATCGCCGTGCGGGCGCGGACCGGTGCGGCCACGGGCTCGGGGCGCGGACCGCGTGTCACGAATCCGCGGACGATGACGACAGACGCGGATCGATCTGCTCGAGGGATCCGCTGA
- a CDS encoding PLP-dependent aminotransferase family protein has product MFDSSSDRIASELRAWSLAAPPGARLPSTRELVARYEASPVTVQKALRLLAAQGIVETRPGVGTFTRALRTARPGDFGWQTGALGSRGPLAQAPSAGLRAVPNDVIALHSGYPERELLPERLVRAALARASRGETAVDRAPSAGLPALQEWFASELAAATSAGLTAPAARDVVVVPGSQSALSTLFRALVGAGRPLVIESPTYWGALLAAAQVGVELIPVPSGPNGPDPEEVERAFAQSSARAFYAQPTYANPTGAQWSPGVVTGMLDIVRRHGAFLIEDDWARDFGITTDPAPVAGRDDAGHVIHLRSLTKSLSPAIRVAAIIARGPARDRILADVQAHAMYVSGVLQAAALDVVTQPGWSSHLRGLRPRLRSRRDLMVDAVQRHLPGAHLEAIPPGGLNLWLRLPDDTDLPRLARTCEERGVLIAPGGEWFPAEPPGCYLRLNYSGASPAAFDDAARIIGEALEGAAG; this is encoded by the coding sequence ATGTTCGACAGTAGCAGCGACCGCATTGCATCGGAACTGCGCGCCTGGAGCCTCGCGGCACCGCCGGGAGCCCGGCTGCCATCCACCCGGGAACTGGTCGCTCGGTACGAGGCGAGCCCCGTCACGGTGCAGAAGGCGCTGCGCCTGCTCGCTGCCCAGGGCATCGTCGAGACGCGGCCGGGAGTGGGCACCTTCACCCGCGCGCTCCGCACCGCGCGCCCCGGTGACTTCGGCTGGCAGACCGGCGCGCTCGGCTCCCGGGGACCCCTCGCGCAGGCTCCGTCGGCCGGACTGCGTGCGGTGCCGAACGACGTGATCGCGCTGCACTCCGGGTACCCGGAGCGCGAGCTCCTCCCCGAGCGGCTCGTCCGCGCCGCCCTCGCGCGCGCCTCCCGCGGCGAGACCGCCGTCGATCGCGCGCCGTCGGCCGGCCTGCCCGCCCTGCAGGAGTGGTTCGCCTCCGAGCTCGCCGCGGCGACCTCGGCCGGGCTCACGGCCCCGGCCGCCCGCGACGTCGTGGTGGTTCCGGGAAGCCAGTCCGCCCTGAGCACGCTCTTCCGCGCGCTCGTCGGCGCGGGCCGCCCGCTGGTGATCGAATCGCCCACCTACTGGGGCGCGCTGCTCGCCGCCGCCCAGGTCGGCGTCGAGCTGATTCCCGTGCCGTCGGGTCCGAACGGCCCGGATCCCGAGGAGGTCGAGCGCGCCTTCGCGCAGTCGAGCGCCCGAGCGTTCTATGCCCAGCCGACCTACGCCAATCCCACGGGCGCACAGTGGTCACCCGGCGTGGTCACCGGCATGCTCGACATCGTCCGCCGGCACGGCGCCTTCCTGATCGAGGACGACTGGGCGCGAGACTTCGGGATCACCACCGATCCCGCACCGGTCGCGGGCCGCGACGATGCCGGGCACGTCATCCACCTGCGATCGCTGACCAAGAGCCTCTCCCCCGCGATCCGGGTGGCCGCGATCATCGCTCGCGGCCCGGCGCGCGACCGCATCCTCGCCGACGTCCAGGCGCACGCCATGTACGTCAGCGGGGTGCTGCAGGCCGCCGCGCTCGACGTCGTGACGCAGCCGGGGTGGTCGTCGCACCTGCGCGGCCTGCGGCCACGGCTGCGGTCACGCCGCGACCTCATGGTCGACGCGGTGCAGCGGCACCTCCCCGGCGCACACCTGGAGGCCATACCCCCGGGTGGCCTCAACCTGTGGCTCCGGCTACCCGACGACACGGACCTTCCGCGCCTCGCCCGCACCTGCGAGGAACGGGGCGTGCTGATCGCGCCCGGTGGCGAGTGGTTCCCCGCCGAGCCCCCGGGGTGCTACCTGCGCCTGAACTATTCGGGCGCGAGCCCTGCCGCGTTCGACGACGCCGCGCGGATCATCGGCGAGGCGCTCGAGGGGGCCGCAGGCTGA
- a CDS encoding methyltransferase: MSMTQTRALWVAYGQAGAVGSIRRDEEGFAVTMAGGSEPIGSYPTLDIAKGALCSHLKPGTPRPEFRRH; this comes from the coding sequence ATGTCCATGACTCAGACGCGCGCGCTGTGGGTGGCCTACGGGCAGGCCGGCGCGGTCGGATCCATCCGCCGAGACGAGGAGGGCTTCGCCGTCACGATGGCCGGCGGGTCCGAGCCGATCGGCAGCTATCCCACGCTCGACATCGCCAAGGGCGCCCTGTGCTCGCACCTCAAGCCGGGCACGCCCCGGCCGGAGTTCCGGCGCCACTGA
- a CDS encoding DNA gyrase/topoisomerase IV subunit B encodes MTAEYSAHHLQVLEGLEAVRKRPGMYIGSNGSPGLMHCLWEIIDNSVDEAVAGNGSRIDVILHADGSVEVRDRGRGVPVDVEPRTGLTGVEVVYTKLHAGGKFGGGSYAASGGLHGVGASVVNALSERLDVEVDRNGKTYAMSFHRGEPGVFDDKGGKRPDAPFRPFEQSSELKIVGKVAKGVTGTRVRYWADRQIFTKDAAFQLDDLMTRARQTAFLVPGLEIAIRDERGEEPVDTSFKFDGGISEFVEYLATDAPVTDTWRLEGSGTFTETVPMLQADGSMRSTEVERECRVDIALRWGTGYDTIVRSFVNIISTPKGGTHQQGFEQELLKQLRDQVAANARRLKVGASEKVEKDDVLAGLTAVLTVELPEPQFEGQTKEVLGTPAARSIVAKVVREALKERFTSSKRDDKNQVSMLLDKVVSEMKARISARTHKETQRRKNALESSTLPTKLVDCRTKDVENSELFIVEGDSALGTAKLARDSEFQALLPIRGKILNVQKASISDMLSNAECASIIQVVGAGSGRSFDIDAARYGKVIMMSDADVDGAHIRTLLLTLFYRYMRPLIEHGRVFAAVPPLHRVIVMNPGSKPNETIYTYSERELHALLAKLRKAGKRWQEPIQRYKGLGEMDADQLAETTMMRDGRLLRRVRLEDAEAAGRVFEMLMGNEVAPRREFIIDSADRLDREAIDA; translated from the coding sequence GTGACAGCCGAGTACTCAGCCCACCATCTGCAGGTCCTGGAAGGGCTGGAGGCCGTCCGCAAGCGGCCGGGCATGTACATCGGCTCGAACGGCTCCCCGGGACTCATGCACTGCCTGTGGGAGATCATCGACAACTCCGTCGACGAGGCCGTGGCCGGCAACGGCTCGCGCATCGACGTGATCCTCCACGCCGACGGCAGCGTCGAGGTGCGCGATCGCGGCCGCGGCGTGCCCGTCGATGTCGAGCCCCGCACCGGACTGACGGGCGTCGAAGTCGTCTACACCAAGCTTCACGCGGGCGGAAAGTTCGGCGGCGGCTCGTACGCCGCCTCGGGCGGCCTGCACGGCGTGGGCGCGTCGGTGGTCAACGCGCTCAGCGAGCGCCTCGACGTCGAGGTGGACCGCAACGGCAAGACCTACGCGATGTCGTTCCATCGCGGCGAGCCCGGTGTGTTCGACGACAAGGGCGGCAAGCGCCCGGACGCGCCGTTCCGCCCGTTCGAGCAGTCCAGCGAGCTGAAGATCGTCGGCAAGGTCGCCAAGGGCGTCACCGGCACGCGGGTGCGGTACTGGGCCGATCGCCAGATCTTCACGAAGGACGCGGCATTCCAGCTCGACGACCTCATGACCCGCGCCCGGCAGACGGCGTTCCTCGTGCCCGGCCTCGAGATCGCCATCCGCGACGAGCGGGGCGAGGAGCCCGTCGACACGTCCTTCAAGTTCGACGGTGGCATCTCTGAGTTCGTGGAGTACCTCGCCACCGACGCCCCCGTGACCGACACGTGGCGCCTGGAGGGATCGGGCACCTTCACCGAGACCGTCCCGATGCTGCAGGCAGACGGCTCGATGCGCTCCACCGAGGTCGAGCGCGAGTGCCGCGTCGACATCGCCCTGCGCTGGGGAACCGGATACGACACGATCGTCCGCTCGTTCGTGAACATCATCTCCACGCCCAAGGGCGGCACGCACCAGCAGGGCTTCGAGCAGGAGCTGCTCAAGCAGCTGCGCGATCAGGTCGCCGCCAACGCCCGGCGCCTCAAGGTGGGAGCGAGCGAGAAGGTCGAGAAAGACGACGTTCTCGCCGGCCTCACCGCGGTGCTCACCGTGGAGCTGCCCGAGCCGCAGTTCGAGGGGCAGACCAAGGAGGTCCTCGGCACGCCCGCGGCGCGATCGATCGTGGCCAAGGTCGTGCGCGAGGCGCTCAAGGAGCGCTTCACGAGCAGCAAGCGCGACGACAAGAACCAGGTCTCGATGCTCCTGGACAAGGTCGTCTCGGAGATGAAGGCCCGCATCTCGGCGCGCACCCACAAGGAGACGCAGCGCCGCAAGAACGCCCTCGAGTCGTCGACCCTGCCCACCAAGCTCGTCGACTGCCGCACCAAGGACGTCGAGAACTCCGAGCTGTTCATCGTCGAGGGCGACTCGGCCCTCGGCACGGCCAAGCTCGCGCGCGACAGCGAGTTCCAGGCGCTGCTGCCGATCCGCGGCAAGATCCTCAACGTGCAGAAGGCGTCGATCAGCGACATGCTCTCGAACGCCGAGTGCGCGTCGATCATCCAGGTCGTCGGCGCCGGCTCCGGCCGCTCCTTCGACATCGACGCCGCCCGCTACGGCAAGGTGATCATGATGAGCGACGCAGACGTCGACGGCGCGCACATCCGCACCCTGCTGCTGACGCTCTTCTACCGCTACATGCGCCCGCTCATCGAGCACGGGCGCGTGTTCGCGGCCGTGCCGCCGCTGCACCGCGTGATCGTCATGAATCCCGGCTCGAAGCCGAACGAGACGATCTATACCTACAGCGAGCGCGAGCTGCACGCGCTGCTGGCCAAGCTGCGCAAGGCCGGCAAGCGCTGGCAGGAGCCCATCCAGCGCTACAAGGGCCTGGGCGAGATGGACGCCGATCAGCTCGCCGAGACCACCATGATGCGCGACGGGCGGCTCCTGCGCCGCGTGCGCCTCGAGGACGCCGAGGCCGCCGGCCGGGTGTTCGAGATGCTCATGGGCAACGAGGTCGCCCCGCGTCGCGAGTTCATCATCGACTCGGCCGATCGCCTCGACCGCGAGGCCATCGACGCTTGA
- a CDS encoding DUF7455 domain-containing protein: MTTATAEAPVLHRLTTADRCDSCGAQAYIAAEVNGSELLFCAHHGRKYEEKLRAVATSWHDETERLQA; the protein is encoded by the coding sequence ATGACCACCGCAACCGCTGAAGCCCCTGTCCTCCACCGCCTGACGACGGCCGACCGCTGCGACTCGTGTGGCGCCCAGGCCTACATCGCCGCCGAGGTCAACGGCAGCGAGCTGCTCTTCTGCGCCCACCACGGCCGCAAGTACGAGGAGAAGCTGCGCGCCGTCGCCACCAGCTGGCACGACGAGACCGAGCGGCTTCAGGCCTGA
- a CDS encoding alanine racemase, translating to MTSKDPGNEPSLTGRVLQIKPLRAGEGVSYGYRFRAPADTRVALVQGGYAQGVVRALGGQATVWIRGAEFPIVGRVAMDVCVIDIGTADIVPGDHAVFLGPEHPDALAHWARVTGMTELELAAGVGARPAGHRPDAELRVDIGRLRHNIRTLRERMAPAELLVVLKDDAYGLGVDAVVTAASAEGVAWFGAIDLPSVLRAKALRPEARVFCWATATDEEVAVALDAGLELGIGDADSLERVARVAGDRGERAVVHLKIDTGLHRNGIRPEAWPGAVARAVELEAAGRIRVAGIWSHIAEASDAEDDASRAVFDAAVEAARQAGLRPEVRHLAASAASWHRAEFRYDLVRIGAFCYGVRSAGAPEIEGIAPVATLVARVTAVRDGLVAIGIGSVDGLPSTLGGRISVVTPGGPQSLRIEPTMSWVGGWDGAAVGDEVEIFGAPSVGVPSATDLAEAIDTVGEEILLRISPLVPRVYV from the coding sequence GTGACCTCCAAGGACCCGGGCAACGAGCCCTCGCTCACCGGCCGCGTGCTGCAGATCAAGCCGCTGCGCGCCGGCGAGGGCGTCTCGTACGGCTACCGCTTCCGCGCCCCGGCCGACACGCGTGTGGCGCTCGTGCAGGGCGGCTACGCCCAGGGCGTCGTGCGCGCCCTCGGCGGCCAGGCGACCGTCTGGATCCGGGGAGCGGAGTTCCCGATCGTCGGGCGCGTGGCCATGGACGTGTGCGTCATCGACATCGGCACGGCCGACATCGTGCCCGGCGATCACGCGGTGTTCCTCGGCCCCGAGCACCCGGACGCGCTCGCGCACTGGGCGCGCGTGACGGGCATGACCGAGCTCGAGCTCGCGGCGGGCGTCGGCGCGCGCCCGGCGGGCCATCGGCCCGACGCCGAGCTGCGCGTCGACATCGGCCGACTGCGGCACAACATCCGCACCCTGCGCGAGCGGATGGCGCCGGCCGAGCTGCTCGTCGTGCTCAAGGACGATGCGTACGGGCTCGGGGTCGACGCCGTGGTCACCGCGGCGTCGGCGGAGGGCGTGGCCTGGTTCGGCGCGATCGATCTGCCCAGCGTGCTGAGGGCGAAGGCGCTGCGCCCCGAGGCGCGCGTGTTCTGCTGGGCGACCGCGACCGACGAGGAGGTGGCTGTCGCGCTCGATGCCGGCCTGGAGCTCGGGATCGGCGATGCCGACTCCCTCGAGCGCGTCGCGCGTGTGGCCGGCGACCGCGGCGAGCGCGCCGTGGTGCACCTCAAGATCGACACGGGCCTGCACCGCAACGGCATCCGGCCCGAGGCCTGGCCCGGCGCCGTCGCGCGCGCGGTCGAGCTCGAGGCGGCGGGCCGCATCCGGGTCGCCGGCATCTGGAGCCACATCGCCGAGGCCAGCGACGCCGAGGACGACGCCTCGCGCGCGGTCTTCGACGCGGCCGTCGAGGCGGCGCGGCAGGCGGGTCTGCGCCCCGAGGTGCGCCACCTCGCCGCGAGCGCCGCGTCGTGGCATCGGGCCGAGTTCCGCTACGACCTCGTGCGCATCGGCGCGTTCTGCTACGGCGTGCGCTCCGCCGGCGCGCCCGAGATCGAGGGCATCGCGCCCGTGGCCACCCTCGTGGCGCGGGTCACGGCGGTGCGCGACGGGCTCGTTGCCATCGGGATCGGATCGGTCGACGGGCTGCCCTCGACGCTCGGCGGGCGGATCTCGGTCGTCACGCCGGGTGGGCCCCAAAGCCTGCGCATCGAGCCGACGATGTCGTGGGTCGGCGGCTGGGACGGCGCCGCGGTGGGCGACGAGGTCGAGATCTTCGGCGCCCCCTCAGTCGGCGTCCCGAGCGCCACCGACCTGGCCGAGGCGATCGACACGGTGGGCGAGGAGATCCTGCTGCGGATCTCGCCGCTCGTGCCGCGCGTGTACGTCTGA